DNA sequence from the Armigeres subalbatus isolate Guangzhou_Male chromosome 1, GZ_Asu_2, whole genome shotgun sequence genome:
CTTCCAACAGGAAGCGGAAATGCCGCTTGGAATAAACCTACGACAGATACACCGTAGATGAGTCATCAATCCTTCAATGTGTCTTTTGAGAAAGGCGGAGGAGAAACTGTCTGGCCCTGGATTGAAGGACGATTTTTAGCTTTGATGAGGTTCTGACTATTACCATTTCATcagaattttctttcagaattgGCAAGAAGCAGCTGTTACTCCTTTGAACGTCATTAACGATGGCAGTTCAGACTTCTTTCGCTGTTCCTTCACATATTTCCAAAACTGTTTAGGTTGTGATCGAAACTTACGCTGAATATTCCGTTGATAGAGATGAATGTTCGCCCTTAGAGTATGCATCGTTCAGAACCTGTCCGAGTGTGGCAAGGTAAGTGCCTGTGCCTTAGCCTGATCTGAAGGCGTGTGGCCTTCGGTCGGTTAGCTTCTAAATGTTCGATAAGCCGCCTGTTTACCATTCGTTCCATAAGTTTAGCGCAGCAGCTAGTGAGAACAATAGGACGATAATTTTTGACATTATTAGCTAGACCTCCGTTTTTTGGTATGGGTACCACAAAACCGTGTCTCCACGTGTCTGGAATGGTGCCTTCCATCCACTCTTTGTTAATTGTATCCAGCAAACATCTTTTACCTCTGGTCGATAGGTTTTTAAGCTTCGGGtattcaacttcatcgggacCAGCTGACTTCCCGGATGCTTTGTGAAGCGCAAATTCTAGTTCACTCATTGTGAAAGGTATGTAGAAATCTTGGCCCGATCCTGGTGGAACCACAAAGTTCGCGAGAGCTTTTTCAGGTGAAGGATGCTTTTGTAAGAACATGGTGGAATATAATGGTCTGCCAGTGCGTTTGCAATCACGTTTGGGTCTCTCGTTGTTGCTCCATTTGTCTTGATTGCCATACCCTTTAAGCGTCTTTTTCCAAGAATCCTGTTAATACGGCTCCATAGTTCTGTCGCAGATTGATGTTCATTAATGCCGTTGAGAAAGTCTGTCCACGTCTTATCCTTTGCGTCCCTTATCGTTTGTCGGCAATCGTTTCGGGCTAGGCAGTATGCCTGTTTCGCCGCTTCTCTCCCAGAGTGGTCGATTGGTAATTTCTTGATTGCTctaaggcagcggttctcaacctggggtacatgtacccctgggggtaccttcgctgcacctagggggtacctcggacaaaaacgGGTAATGGCGGACgcattacaattccaatcaaaactcattgaattttttttgataattgtgtattttttatttcaaaaatttatattgtacgtAATATGCAATGCTATCAAaaaatcccaattgaatcctgccttctACAAGCAGCACAATGTATGGATGGCTGCGAAACAAAAGATCAAaggaacaaaacgtcgaatgaaaaaaaaaaaaaaaaatttttcgctAAAGCTCGTTTGCTTCGTAGAAataggattagaagcatccttctacgcttctcggaagttttcttccaagcagctcaaaggcttcctttcaagagattcggaagcctccattcaagagaatcggaagcctcctttcatgatcctttcaagaggctcagaagcctccctccaagaggctcggaagcatcctttcaagaggccgggaagccttctttcaagaggctcggaagcctcctttcaagaatctcaaaagccttcttttctagactctcaaaagactcctttcaagaggcttggaatcctgctttcaagatcctttcaagaggctcagaagcctcctttcaagaggctcagaagcctcctttcaagaggctcaaaagcctccttccaagaggccccgaagccacTTTCCAGAGGCTAAAAAAacagctttcaagaggctcaaaagcctactttgaagaggctcaaaagcctactttcaagaggctctgaagcctttttccaagaggctcggaaggctactTTCGAgaggttgcctcctttcaagaagctcgtaagTCTAAGCAGGCTCGGAGACCTGCTTTTAAGAAGCTCCgaaatctactttcaagtggtttggaagcctcctttcaagaggctcggaagcctcgcttcaagaagcttggaattcttctttcaagtggcttggaagcatacaatcaagaggctcagaagcgcccttttaagatgcaaaggaagccgcCTTTTAAGTGGTTCGAAAACCgccttgaagaggctcggaagcctatctacaagagattcagaagcctTCAATCAAGAGGTGCGGAAACCTACTTTAAAAGGATTCAAAAactgaaaggagcttcccttcgaAAGGCtcagaattattttttcaagaggattggaagcctgctttcgagaggctcagctAAAAAAAAGGTAAAAGGAGCTTttcttcaaagggctcggaattattttttcaagaggattgaaaGCCTTCTCTCGAGGGGGTGGGGGTAcatcaattaatgcaaaatgcaaaagttcgaaggggtacctctcaagaaaaaggttgagaaccgctgctctaaggGCTTTTCTACGCGTTTTCACTGCTATTTTGGTTGCTTTCGACCAGCAGTAAAGAGCACGGCGGCCAGGCATACAACTTGTTctacagtgacctgcataataaaaagcccacttgccgttgtttatacaaaatggtcaactttggagatctagatctcgattgcgtgtgaatcaattttggtgaaaatttgaccagagctcagatataacttgaattacCACACCTatgtttcgaccatattgattcatagggtaaaaaattattgcggaataccaaaacgatttttttggaaaaaaaaattattttataatatcttgaaaactactactcttagtgtacaagtatattccgcaaacttttttgtattgccaaaatacgcgtttttggTAAATAAGTCATCAGCCTATAGAATTTAAGATATATAAAAATAGAATTTAAGATATATAAAATCAACCTATAGAATTtaagatatataaaaaaaaaaattttgtcaaaaaattcattttggtattaccgcaatatttgtttaccctatgaatcaatatggtcgaaacttaggtgtggtaaaattaaaGTTATATCAGAGCTCtagtcaaaatttcatcaaaattggttcacacgcaatgcAGATCTAGATCTCAAAATTTGACCATTTTGTAGgaaaaacggcgagtgggctatttattatgccggtcactgtagGTATTGTAGATGACGCAGCTTCAATAAAACATTTCGGTGAGCTCATTTACCGAGCTAGGTGGGGTGTTTTCAATCGTGCAGTCAAGAGTGTTTTGGAAAACCTCCCAATTGGCTTGCTCATATAACCATAGAGATATTTCCGGAGGTTTCAAGTGTACGGTAATGAATGGGGATGTGGTTACTCCCCAAGGGGTCTGTACCGGCTGACCAAAACAGTCGATTAAGTAATGTGGGAGAAGTGAAAATAATGTCGATCGCAGTTTCCACTTGTCTGTAGTGTTGGCAAGTAAGTCTTAgaaaaatagataaataaataaagttaaACAGAATATTCCGATATGTATTAGAGaaataataaacataaaattattattttcaactTGAAATTATAAATGGAAAATCGACTAATTATTTCATAGCGCCCATTGCTATTTGGTAAACATAATTGAATGACGAGACGTCATACGTCATGCAAATCCGAATGATTGATTCGTCAGCCATGCATCACTAGTgctacatgttcatgataggcATAGTTGTGGGTGCATACACTGAGAAGGCTTCAGTTATACAACGGATGTGTAGAAACGCATCGACCTGGGCATCCCGCAGCCAGGGCCTACAGGAGTAGGCCCGAGAGGAGTTCCCAGTGACAGTAGTAGACAGTGAGTAAGCGAGTGGCACCGCCCTCTGCTGGTTGAAATGTCACTGGAGGAAGCAGATTTCCAACGTCAATTCAAGTAGAGAGCAGTGCTCTTACTTGAATTGTCGTTCGGTGGAGAAAGCATCAGCTCAGATGGCGATTAACGGGTACACCGCTCTCTGCTAATCGGAGCGAGGATGCTTCGATCGCGACATTGTCCTCTGTTGAATGTAGGAGATCCATCGTTAAGAAAGGTAAGTCCACAAGAACTTACCAATTCAGCTACTAGAGAGCCAGGATCATTGGAGCGTGGGCTTCCCCATGATGTCCATCACAGTCGCCAAACACGATTAATGGTTCTGGGGTCGATTTTATCACTGTCTTTAATCGGTTTTATAGGTTTGATACTTTACCATTCGGTAGGTAGAAAGATGCGACTGTTACAGGAAAAGGCCAAGTTAATCGAACTGCAACAATTGGAAGGTCTGTATCCAGCTGGATTTCTGTGAAAGTGAGCTCTGATGAGATGCCTAAACCAACTGAGTGATATTGATTCTCCCTATGTTTTGCTATCCAGCTGTAGGATTTTCCTAGGGCAATGTTCATTGCAGATGCTGTCACTTTGTGGATTTCTTGAAGAGCCAAAACGGTAGGCCACGAATTATATACCTGCATTTCCAGCTCCAGTAGGTTGTTAAGAAACCCATTCAAGTTCCATTGTAGAGCGAAGGCATGCTGATTACGATTATCTGTTTTGCGTGGGATTGGGGTGTGCCGTTGATTGTTTGCGGATTTCAACCAAGCTTCGCCAAGCACAGGCCTCGTTACGAAATCAGCAGCTGGCACATATGAAGGAGTTTCAGGAATAATGAGGGTACAGCCTTTCCTGGAgccagtggcgtcgcgtaacctcactttttacctgtgcactgacccaaaaaataaaaatttcgatattttgacagcccaaatggaaaataaaattatcagagtcgtttaaactaatcaacatctagttattctatgcatttccgcacaccaattccttaaatttaagtccagtgcacaggtagattgaggttagggaaacgccactgcctGGAGCCCTATCCGTTGTGTGTCCCGCCATGAAACTCGCAGTAGGCAAGGAAGAAAAAGAGCTTAGGCTTCTTCTGATAAAATTTgatgtagggggaaagacggctttggcaggttttgttctattattggcagggggatttttgtcgaccaaattttatgaaatttggccacaatattctttgatatgcaaagaacgtttaggccaaatttgagcctagtcagtcataaaaaacccccctgccaataatagaacaaaatctgccaaagccgtcattccccctacctgATCTGATGGGTTCTAATTGTTTGTCACGTGCACGGAGAAGGGCATCGTAAACGGCTGCATTAGTGGCTTCGGCTTCCGTGAGAGGTGGCCGTGCTATTATATTACTTACGTATTTTGGCAACGGTAGGTTTAAGGCAGCTACGTATTGGATTTTTCCGAAGGATCATATTATTTCCCTCGTTGTTTTTAGGGGTATTATGTGCCCCGATTTTCATCTGCAGTAGCGCTGAAGATGGGGGTTCAGATGCAGCGGAACCATtatttctagagtgctttgagaataggtcgtatgtgcaaaagagagcctctcttcggttacattctctttcgattattacaaagctatacacaaatttatgttggattttttggcagatatctaaagataataactttgtctagcgtgctaaagtgaaaatgtagcagaaaatgctaaacttgccgatctattggcgaaagagagcgtgaacaaagagaatctctattttgcacatacgacctattctcaaagcaatctagatttaTGATTCCCGCGTCGTCTTCCgggtaatgggccaaacacaattggtacgtttgcgtgcgttttgacagttttcccatgggaaaactgtcaaaacgcacgcaaacgtaccaattgtgtttggcccataaggtGTTGTTATGGTCCTGGGATGAGTAGTGAGTATACAGGTTTGCTCAGTTGACTTCGTTATCATCGATGTGTTTGACATAGTCGAAGGTGATTGTTAATTGTAGGGTTTGCATTTCTTATTGTACAGTTTATTAGGAGACTGAGCATATCTggttttatttctttttattgtTCCCTTTAGCATTGGCCTTTCGAGGTTTGTTGCTTCGCTTGGCTTCTGGAGGGAAAGTAGGGGGGATTCACCACCGGAAGAGAAATccgcgtgttttttttttgtgggctCGACATGTGGGTTTCAGCTAACTCCATTGTGTGGTTAGAATGGTGTGTTTTTATACTGGTGTCTGTGCAGTATCCGTCTAGGGTAAACTCGTTTTTTgttgatcttttttttttgtatttttcttgaTCAATAATGGTTTTTTCGAAGTGACTGCTTTATTTTTCCCGATATTGGTGCTGTTGTTTATCCACGTGCTCGGTAATTGTTGGATTCGCGATTGTAGGGAGTGGCAATGCATGACACTTCGGAGTTTTGCGTATGAGGAATGCCGGACTGCTGAGTTTCTTCGACCACAACTAGAGAGACGTCAGATTCAACTTCCGTCATATTTCCAACGTGTTTTATTGTTTGAAGTTCCGCGATGATTCTGTCTTTTTCAACTAGAGCAAACTGCATTTTTCCTACTGTACGGGAGAATGCGGCCACTTGGCTCACGAGGTCCTCAATGGTGCCGTGTTTTTGAGTCTTTTCCATTCGATCCTCGACTTTATTGAAGGTGGAGTTGTTGTTTATTCCATGCTGGATTTCGTACTCCCCATTGGCCTGTGGGTATGTGATACCCAGGTCCACGCGTAGGTGCTGAATTTCCACTTCTTTAGCATATACAGGACATTTTCGATTGGAGACACCGTGGTCACCGGATTTGCAATAAGGGCTGTTTGTACAAGTTCTCTCGGGGCGAGAGGCGGCGGATAACGGGGTTTCTGTGTTGGAGGCGGACGAGTTATCTCCAAGTTGCTGTTGATTTTCGTCTTCATAGATTTTGCTACATTTACCGCACACACGCGTTGGAGTAGTACATCGCTTTCCCGTGTGCCCGTATTCCCAGCAACGAAAACATTGCATAGGGGAAGGGTAAAAATTGCGCGTTCGACATCTTGTCCAACCAAAATCGATATGCGGGGTAATTACAGTTCCATTTATGGTGAGGATTATGGTAGTTGTGTTCTCGAAACTTCCATCGAGTTGACGGCACTGGATACGTCGCAGATCCATTACCCCTTGAGATAGCAGTTGTTTCTTCAGGTACTGGTCGTCTAAGCCAATCGAGTCATAATTGGATACGACGCACTTCGATTGATTTAGAATTGGGTGTGCCACTATTGAAATTTGGGTGCCGTCTGCGAGTTTGTTTAGCTTGAACAGTTTGTTGAACTGCTTTTGATTTCTGACTTTTAAAACATACGAGGAGCCGCGATTTTCTTTGTAAGCACCTTCGATTTGGCCCCCGCAACCTTTCTCAACAGATGCACGTAGCAAGAAAGGATCTTGCGGTAAACTGCCGTTTATTGCTTCCATTTTCAGGAACTGTAGTTGTCCTGCAGTCCCGTCCTTGTCCATGTACCATGGGAGACGAGTACGCAGTACTCACCATTCTTCTGGTTTGTTGCACCACCACCACCGCCGGGGCCTGGTGCACCTAAGTGCTTGCCGTTTACCAGTAGCATGTAACTGTATCAATCCAttgctcttcgtcgatgttttctttttatcattgtagcgaattgcggtagtttgccgaagatttaatggtttggcgTGATAAAgcgtgattgtatcttgcaccagacgcAACAATCACGGTTGTAACTGTTGAGTTATTAAAGAAGCTATGATTCTCAGCGCGtgatatttgtaaaaaaaaaatatttattttcaaatcgaaataatgaTATTTGCATCTATGATTGTACTGCAATCGAATTAAAAAGGCGATACATTAAATATGTAAGGGATCCCCAAAGTAATTTTGCTGTGAGAACATGAGAAAATAGAAGCCGTTTTTCCCTCCCAACATCCACTTTGCtcaatattttagaatttttcaaaatatattgtgaTGATTATTTATACATTTAAAATAGCATAAATGTAAatgattccaattttttttagattttgttagattcgttatattttgataacttttgaatttGAAGACGAGCCCGACGGTCCtgcattataagcaggaggttgagcgttcaatcccaggttcgttgtaactgaattttcataatttttgtttcgttttctaccaaaacgatccgtactgatGTTCCTTTCgtactaaaaattccaaaaacttccatGGCACCTATAGCAAATCTGCttttttcttaagtaggtgttcaactAATCCAGTGATCGTAATTTTCATACATTCTCACGAGAAGAAAATGTTCATTCACGCAGACTTTTgcctagaaatcatttttcgagaaagaaaaacaggtcttatgagtgatagataaccatgtttcgctcacttccagtggcgcaaacatttgatttggtcgcaggactactcatagttttgagtttgaGTTTTGACTGATATATAGTAAAATTTCAATGGGATAAAAAAAAGGGCAAAAGTTAGCgtgcacgattttcgtttctcttttGAGTTCGTTATGAGAGAGTGGTGAGTAAAAgatccgccacaaattacgaaaaagaAATTCTCCCTCGACCCAAAAATGTTAAATTTCGTCTCATCAAaattgcaactgaaactgaaagtcactatttggtcactttttctgcaactgaaagtcactattttcatcagctttggtcactaaagtcactattttgagcggcatttgtcgctaccagccctgttcTTTCATATTACGCAATAGCTCGGGATATTGCTTTCttgttgataatgccttcttttaaactTTAAAGCACACGTTTGTTCGGAGCATCATACCTTTTTTAAATTACACGGTTGCTCGGGAGAATGCAAACGCCAAACACTTTTCGACCGTCTTTTCTAATGCTTTGCCATCTCAAACTGACATCGCAAGAGCAGCGAGAGATGTACCTAACAATGTCATCAGCATGGATGTTTTTACCGTTGAAACTGATATGGTTGTCTCGGCGATAAATAGGATAAAATCGTCCTTTTCAGCAGGCCCTAGTGTTATACCATCAGCGGTTCTGAAAAAGTGTTCCGATATCTTGGCTATCCCGCTGTGCATGATTTTCAACTTATCACTCCGTCAGCAAAAGTTTCCTACTCAATGGAAGTGCTCTACCATGTTTCCGGTGTACAAGAAAGGAGACAAATGCGACGTGAGAAACTACCGAGGCATTACTTCTCTTGGCGTGGAATCAAAAGTGTTCGAGTCACTGATCTACGAAAAACTGTTTGCCTCATGCAAAAACTACATCAGTTCGTATCAACATGGCTTCTTTCCGGGTCGATCCGTAGAAACGAATCTAGTCAGTTTTACATCATATTGTATGGATAATATGCGTAAAAAGCTCCAAGTCGATGCCGTGTATACTGATCTACAAGCAGCATTTGATAAAGTGAATCACGACATACTGCTTGCAAAAATGGGATGCTCTACAACATTCTGCAACTGGCTTCGAGCATATCTAGTGCAACGTGAAGTGACCGTCATCATTGGAGATCACTCATCCCACTGTTTTTCGAACGGCTCCGGAGTCCCCCAAGGAAGCACGCTGGGTCCATTGTTGTTTTCGCTCTTCGTGAATGACCTAACTTTTATCCTGCAGCGTGGAGGCCTGCTGTTGATGTTTGCAGACGATCTCAAATTATACATTGTTATTCGAAATCTGGCGGACTGCCAAGAATTGCAGAAGCTCCTGGATTTATTCAAATGTTGGTGTGAGCGTAATATGATGGTCCAGGCTGTTTCAAAGTGTTACGTAATAAGCTTTCATCGCACTGCCGAAACCGTGGTTTTCGATTATAGTATCGCAGGAACAACTTTACAACGTGTTAAAGATCTAGGCGTCGTGTTGGATGACAGGCTAACTTTCAGACGCCATTTTTCAACTACGATCGACAAAGCGAATCGCcagcttggttttatttttaaaatctcaaatgaattccgcgatccTTTATGCTACCAAGCCTTATACTGCTCATTGGTACGCTCTCAACTCGAATTTGCTTCTGCTGTCTGGAATCCATATCAAGCTGTTTGGACTGCTCGGTTCGAAGCTGTGCAACGCAAGTTCGTACGATATGCCCTGCGCCATCTCCCATGGACGGACCCGCTGAATTTACCACCGTATGCTGATCGCTGTAGTCTGCTGGGGCTAGATGCTCTTGATAAGCGGAGAAACGTGGCGCAAGCCGTTTTCATCGCCAAACTTCTGTTATCCGGGTACGACGTGCCAGATTTGTTGGAAAAAATTCCATTGTATGCACCCTCACGATCCCTTCGACCTTTGAGATTTGCTCTTCGAAGAAAGGCATAACACTAATTATGCTGCCAATAGCTGCTTTGTCGCTATGATCCGCCATTTTAACGAGGTGTCGGACCAATTCGACTTCAACATCAGTTCATCCGCGTTTCGTCAACGGCTAAACAGATATTTTATCAACTGACCTTTAGTTttaagttttcatgtagacgacacagtcagatgaaataagcaaaataaataaataaataaataatgcctTCTTCTAAAGCACACGTTTGTTCGGAGCAATGCAAAAGGGGAGATTATGTCTTCTTTTAATATACGCGATTGCTCAGGATAATGCAAAAGAtatgatgatgccttctttgaaagcaTGCGCCTTTTATTGTCAATATCAACAAGTCTATGTTGAAGTCTAGCTTTAAGTTGCGTAAAGAATatgattattgaaaataagatcattttcattgtgtatgccaaatgaccattacgCCAAACGGGGTAGCCCCGCTTTTGCAGGAGGGGACTGATATAACGGCTAACGAATCGTTCTTTTAGTGTGCATACTTGCCTGCGTGGGGAGTTTGGAAACCCCTTTCCCTTACATCGTATAAAGGACGGGAACGACTGCAAAACTCTGGCGGGATTGGCTCGACTGTAACGAGATGGTCTGGAGtttccaagaggcttgcagACATGCTTCCCGAAATAGAGAAAATGTTCGGTGATCGTTTTGAGCTACGGGCGAAAACGGCATCAGGACGTACTCATTTTGATGgcatgttcgctccaaaaacaaacatattttagaaGGCTCCGAGATCTGTAGTAttatatgaaccggtgccagcgtggtagggtaagacggtataatatgcccccctaaggcaactccttgataactttttacttttaaacgcaatttatgcaaactttgtgttatttgctagtccaggaagtcgcaaatgtattgcacgtgagtagtcatataaaaatattacagataacacgtaataaagcttttctgaaaagtcatgaaaaatggatttcaataaGCGCCTGCGCAAAACGCCCCACGTTAACCATAAACGtgtcatagcccttcattagtattttatctatcccataataaaaaggtttcaAATCCCTATGCACTTGACAtttaaaaaccaacataagtccattttttgttttttacattttttttttgtttttttcgtcCCAGTGGACTGATGTTCATACTTGAAAACTAGCAAATCATAGCCGACTATGATTGAATAATGTTGATCACAATATGGGAGCCGTATGGGAGAATTGCCCTCTAGCGTTCTAATACTTCTGCTTCTATTGGTGGATTTTTGATCTTTCGTGCCAGAATTTATACTTTGGTAACACATGGGTAAAATCCGGGAACAAAATTTCCGATGGGCAAGATTGGTTCTAAATGTAAATTATGCTAAGCTAGATCGGGATAATGAATTTATTAATTACCTAAATGTGCGATTTTTATTAATTGTGCTCCTTGCGTTTTTATCCCCACACAGAGATGGGCTACTCGATAGAGGAAGCCCGCATCGCGCTGGAGATCTGTGACAACAATCCGGATCGTGCCGTAGAATATCTGCTTTCGGAGATAGCCACCAGCTCGATGGGTGGAGGCGGAGGTGGTGGCGGCAACGACGGTGGCAGCGGTGCCGTCTCCGGTGGCGCAACCCAGGAAAGCAGACTGGCCTTCCTGCGGGAGCACCCGACCTTTCTCGAAATGAAACGCTTGCTGCAGGAAGATCCCAGCCTGTTGCCTCATCTGTTGCAGAAAATCCAATCCAGCAATCCGGATCTGATGCGCATCATCTCCGAGAACCAGGTAGAATTTCTAACGCTGATCAACGAGGGCACAGAAGAACCGACCGGTCGGATGGGGGTCCCACGGGAACTGGAAACAACAGCCGCCGCCATGGTGGATAGCTTGACCCAATCCGATATGGATGCGATCGATCGACTGAAGGCGCTGGGATTTCCAGAGCATTTGGTTATTCAGGCGTATATTGCATGCGAGCGGAACGAATATCAAGCAGCGGATTTTCTTGTCTCGCAGACCATGGACGATGACGACTAAGCGAAATATCCCCTTTCCTCCTCTCTCCTCTGAAAATGCGATTGAAAGTAAGTTTGACtggaatttattttattacaaaaaataCCCACGATCCATCATGTTTCCATCGTCCATTCTTATCCCGGTTTCCCCATATTCCTGTTTATAAACCCAGCCATGGGTTTCTTACTAATTAAGAACACACAATAGTTGCTTGCCTTTGTGATGGTAAAGAGATATTACCTTTGTTTCATTACGCCCTGCAATGCCCACAGTCACAGTTTCGCGTTTGACAGCTTTTGGTACTTTCTATTGttttctagattcagttttgatgatgatgatggtggttaAGTAAACGATTAGCTCTACTACTAAAAATGGCATAATGAAACAAGTAATTGTAGAACaactaaaatttaaatgaatacCTAAACGTTTATTGAATGAAATACAAACCAGAACAAAAAAACTATCCATTCTTGAAATTTTTCCCCAAATAAAATTTAAGGACTATTGTACTTCTTCGCTTTCGGTTTGAGTGGTTGTCCGCGCGTTTCGACTCGCCAGTAGTGAACGATATCACGGCAGCAGGGATTTCTTGAAGCTGATTTACTGTTGGCGTTTATTTATTTCTTAATAGACACATTGTTATTCCTTCGTGATGAATTTTTACCAGTCTCTAAAAACTAAGAGGTTAGTTCAACTTTTTCGATCGCCATTGTGAATTTTATCCTGGGCAGTAAATCCCATTTAGTTCTCCCATTTGAGAACTTCCGTCCGAAAGGTAGGTCCCATCCATTCCATACACCAGAACCAGCAACCTCCACATTTTTACGGATCTTCCAGCGACAGCCTCAGTTAACACGGTGATATCCTAGAACAACTTAAGTCCGATATGTTTCATGAGCTAACacctgag
Encoded proteins:
- the LOC134206977 gene encoding UV excision repair protein RAD23 homolog B is translated as MKITIKTLKQEAFHIEVDVEKDTVRTLKEKFFHESKQDYPVERQRLIYLGKIMEDEQPLSHYNLDDKKFVVVMNKKPTTAPAEPAAASSTAATATAEKSTTKSSESGSPQTAAAAAAAGSSATSATAKAPEEKPKPAEKTEEAKPKEDKKPEEPPKDDIEVKIQRITEMGYSIEEARIALEICDNNPDRAVEYLLSEIATSSMGGGGGGGGNDGGSGAVSGGATQESRLAFLREHPTFLEMKRLLQEDPSLLPHLLQKIQSSNPDLMRIISENQVEFLTLINEGTEEPTGRMGVPRELETTAAAMVDSLTQSDMDAIDRLKALGFPEHLVIQAYIACERNEYQAADFLVSQTMDDDD